TTCATCTATCTCGGATAGCGTTTCCTCAAGTGTTAAGGGTTGTCCCATCCTAGTAAATGCAATGAGAGATGATGGTTTTATGGTGTTGAGAAGGTTGCGAAGCGTCATTTTCTCAAGGATGAGTAGAGGCGAGCCTTCTATTGGAACTTTCCCATACTCGAAAAGTTGCTCCATGAGTCCTATGAATCGGTTCTGGTTTCTTGGGAGTCTTACATGTGGCGTAATGTGTATTATATAATCATTATAGGTGTGAACGTAAATCTTGAGTAAGCCTTCCCTGTTTAGCGGTGAATTCAATGCTTCCAAAAGGCAGAAGTGAACGATGTCCGGTCTCCCCCTCTTTTCGTTGTTCGCAAGTCTCTTCATAGCTGAGTGATGATATGACCTGTCGA
This window of the Candidatus Bathyarchaeota archaeon genome carries:
- a CDS encoding 16S rRNA methyltransferase — protein: MLTIILAESALEPVPEELWDHPGIRRYSKKRGKHPSRIILDRSYHHSAMKRLANNEKRGRPDIVHFCLLEALNSPLNREGLLKIYVHTYNDYIIHITPHVRLPRNQNRFIGLMEQLFEYGKVPIEGSPLLILEKMTLRNLLNTIKPSSLIAFTRMGQPLTLEETLSEIDEASNLATIIGGFPSGHFSSETLSLAHRSICIDPETLEAWTVTSRLVYEYERRILLPSKRLSKIKSTSKSRLQ